In Acidianus brierleyi, one genomic interval encodes:
- a CDS encoding proton-conducting transporter membrane subunit, translated as MIYFIYLLFILSIFLSIFKKKIGYALSAITSIIFVYYGITIGNIYGYFFIISGLVWLFSSIFSIFYDTYGRWLSPLFITSILGMTIALTARTYIEFLAGWEIMTIPAYAIIGLNRKLDSPAFIFMGFGELSTILIFAGFIYAYTTSNSFYFTALDTYIPLIVVTFGFMIKMGIFPFLVTEWLPIAHGNSPANASAILSATMTLVAAYGIVKMMLLSPDIPILGYILMGIGGFSVFFGALYAYISEHVKGLLAFSTIENNGAILSAIGVYMTYPTKTIAEFALDVIVTFAFAHSIAKTGLFMISGTVEGEALSKLKIIRNKLGEIGGILLASSMSGLLPNIGGVATWSLLESLFMEAYILHSTLSSISIITGSVIAMGEGFASAAMIKFISYTQVFKGITGKSAKITIFSIIGFVILILGSLSYLLFRNFIYGVPSLGIPNGFIIISEYSSGKIFGDISPFYVLILIVVFSLLTLGIFGKPKVRKTNTWNNGIKPREEYTAFAFANNIRLMLSKLLRTEIKRDSLETSTDIFWKVMYYIAKKYVIFSRLLARSYMNSSISWYIIYMILAFILITILVVIL; from the coding sequence ATGATTTATTTTATTTACTTGTTGTTTATTTTGTCCATATTTCTATCCATATTTAAAAAGAAAATAGGATATGCTCTTTCTGCTATTACTTCTATAATATTTGTATATTATGGAATAACTATTGGAAATATATATGGCTATTTCTTTATAATATCCGGATTAGTATGGCTATTTTCTTCAATTTTTTCCATATTTTATGATACTTATGGTAGATGGCTTTCTCCGCTTTTTATAACTTCAATACTAGGCATGACAATAGCTCTAACAGCTAGGACTTACATAGAATTTTTAGCCGGTTGGGAAATAATGACTATTCCAGCATATGCAATAATAGGTTTAAATAGAAAGCTTGATTCTCCGGCGTTCATTTTTATGGGATTTGGTGAATTAAGTACAATTTTAATTTTCGCAGGATTTATTTATGCATATACTACAAGTAATTCCTTTTATTTTACAGCATTAGATACTTATATTCCGTTAATTGTGGTAACATTTGGTTTTATGATAAAGATGGGTATATTTCCATTTCTAGTTACAGAATGGCTACCGATAGCGCACGGTAATTCTCCTGCAAACGCATCTGCTATATTAAGTGCCACCATGACATTAGTTGCTGCATACGGAATAGTTAAAATGATGCTTCTTTCTCCTGATATTCCTATCCTAGGTTACATTCTTATGGGAATAGGTGGTTTTTCTGTATTTTTTGGTGCATTATATGCATATATTTCGGAACATGTAAAAGGTCTATTAGCATTTAGTACAATAGAAAACAACGGAGCTATACTATCTGCTATAGGAGTCTATATGACATATCCTACAAAAACTATTGCAGAATTTGCATTAGATGTAATTGTGACTTTTGCATTTGCTCATTCTATAGCTAAAACGGGTCTTTTTATGATATCTGGAACCGTAGAAGGTGAAGCATTAAGTAAATTGAAAATTATAAGGAATAAACTAGGAGAGATAGGAGGAATTTTACTTGCTTCTTCAATGTCAGGTTTGTTGCCAAATATAGGTGGTGTAGCTACATGGAGCTTATTGGAAAGTTTATTTATGGAGGCGTATATTTTACATTCTACTTTATCTTCAATTTCTATAATTACTGGGTCAGTAATAGCTATGGGTGAAGGTTTTGCATCGGCCGCTATGATAAAATTTATATCTTATACTCAAGTATTTAAGGGAATTACTGGAAAATCTGCTAAAATTACTATATTCTCTATAATAGGTTTTGTTATATTGATTCTAGGTTCACTTAGTTATCTGCTTTTCAGAAATTTCATATACGGTGTTCCATCGCTTGGTATTCCAAATGGGTTTATAATAATCTCTGAATACTCTTCAGGAAAAATATTCGGTGATATATCACCTTTCTATGTATTAATACTAATAGTAGTTTTTAGTTTGCTAACTCTAGGCATATTTGGAAAACCAAAAGTAAGAAAAACTAACACATGGAATAACGGAATAAAGCCAAGAGAAGAATATACAGCCTTTGCGTTTGCTAATAATATTAGACTTATGCTTTCTAAACTTTTAAGAACAGAAATAAAGAGAGATTCACTAGAAACTTCAACAGATATTTTTTGGAAAGTTATGTATTATATTGCAAAGAAATATGTAATTTTTTCTAGACTTTTAGCTAGAAGTTATATGAACAGTTCAATAAGCTGGTATATTATTTACATGATATTGGCTTTTATTCTAATTACAATTTTAGTGGTGATATTATGA
- a CDS encoding hydrogenase yields MLNINTEIIDLVSVSIIALAFYMQGQAYYKPLIEASGIQSVILAVLSTFLGFITGIYDYFVLAIILILLRGIVTPYVLLKALGKKYGEREKIKGVTSLLVVDLAFFFTAVLIIYEFVISKILISTTYGVYELIFPLSLFFQGLYLIASRNSTPAQILGYIEEENALVMFGIFLIPIPLLIEASVFLDVLALVVISSVIIFEKREHTPIDELKG; encoded by the coding sequence ATGCTTAATATAAATACTGAAATAATAGATCTAGTATCTGTTTCAATCATAGCATTAGCATTTTACATGCAAGGCCAAGCTTACTATAAACCATTAATAGAAGCTAGCGGAATACAATCAGTTATATTAGCTGTTTTATCTACTTTCTTAGGATTTATCACAGGTATATATGATTATTTCGTTTTAGCAATAATTTTAATTTTATTACGAGGTATAGTAACTCCTTACGTGCTATTAAAGGCATTAGGAAAAAAATATGGTGAAAGAGAAAAAATAAAGGGAGTTACGTCATTATTAGTAGTAGATCTAGCATTTTTCTTTACTGCTGTCCTAATAATTTATGAATTTGTAATATCTAAAATACTTATTTCTACTACATACGGAGTATATGAGTTAATATTCCCACTCTCTTTATTTTTCCAAGGTTTATATCTAATAGCATCAAGGAATTCCACTCCTGCTCAAATATTAGGTTATATAGAAGAGGAAAATGCTTTAGTAATGTTTGGAATATTCTTAATTCCAATACCTTTGCTTATAGAAGCTAGTGTATTTCTTGATGTTTTAGCGTTGGTTGTTATATCTTCAGTCATCATTTTTGAGAAGAGAGAACATACGCCTATTGATGAACTAAAGGGATAG
- a CDS encoding NADH-quinone oxidoreductase subunit B family protein — MNWFLKGLKKGIKTEKFPKTNPIDIAPWSTELNGSGNVNCPTKAIDNGSWNSERCIYCRRCYPLYSPTGNIDIFKVNKKNNIFRRSFYVYPIDIGTCGGCNLELKLISSPQYDMTRFGIFFTNTPRHADALIIMGVMTEGMKEPLLNAYEAMPEPKLIIALGVCAISGGILGTGSQIEPDVIIPGCPPNPYTILKALIEAKGDKE; from the coding sequence ATGAATTGGTTTTTGAAAGGTCTTAAAAAAGGTATAAAAACTGAGAAATTTCCAAAAACAAACCCTATTGATATAGCTCCATGGTCAACAGAATTAAATGGTAGCGGTAATGTTAATTGTCCTACTAAAGCTATAGATAATGGAAGTTGGAATTCTGAAAGATGTATATATTGTAGAAGATGCTATCCTTTGTATTCTCCAACAGGAAATATAGATATTTTTAAAGTTAATAAGAAAAACAATATTTTCAGAAGGTCTTTTTACGTTTATCCTATAGATATTGGAACTTGTGGAGGATGCAACCTAGAATTAAAGCTGATATCCTCTCCGCAATATGATATGACGCGTTTTGGAATATTTTTTACTAACACACCTAGACATGCTGATGCTTTAATCATTATGGGTGTAATGACAGAAGGAATGAAAGAGCCTTTATTAAATGCTTATGAGGCTATGCCAGAACCTAAGCTCATTATAGCTTTAGGAGTTTGCGCTATATCTGGAGGGATACTGGGTACTGGTTCGCAAATAGAACCAGACGTTATAATTCCTGGCTGTCCTCCAAATCCATATACTATACTTAAGGCGTTAATTGAGGCTAAAGGTGATAAAGAATGA
- a CDS encoding dehydrogenase: MSINLPDIVQISKLNEKEREKTMSSLFSELLKMPDKQKLEILKNLLKEMGDRASDEEYINLCKTNIKVASSLPEDTLSAFLKLRMQAVSELPKNYQDRDQKLMMNALNTFSDDIKNKIMNAMK, encoded by the coding sequence ATGAGCATTAATTTACCAGATATAGTTCAAATAAGCAAGTTAAACGAAAAAGAAAGAGAAAAAACAATGTCTAGTCTATTTTCAGAACTCCTAAAAATGCCGGATAAACAAAAACTCGAGATATTAAAAAACTTATTGAAAGAAATGGGAGATAGAGCATCTGATGAGGAATATATTAATCTGTGCAAAACTAATATAAAAGTAGCATCAAGCCTACCAGAAGATACATTATCAGCATTTTTAAAGCTAAGAATGCAAGCAGTATCAGAGTTACCTAAAAATTATCAGGATAGAGATCAAAAATTGATGATGAATGCATTAAATACATTTAGTGATGATATTAAAAATAAGATTATGAATGCTATGAAGTGA
- a CDS encoding proton-conducting transporter membrane subunit, protein MDLETISLVLIPIIANVFFFRGIKYSSIIAGILEIILSLTLFINLPIISSYFYITRITWYFIIMVSSIYLLSVVFSHNYLKGEKTKISEREYFALLNFFASSMFFTLIINNLGLMWVGIEATTASTVILVITEGTETAIEAGWRYIIIVSAGVTFAFISVILVYYGLHSLQVSSILGTHYSLVLQLASAIALLGFGTKVGVFPVNTWLPDAHSESPAPVSALFSGVLLPVALYVLYIVYQISPLPMLYSAFSIVSIIIASISMASQTNFKRLFAYSTIENMNLALLGFVTGSIIGAIILLVAHAFGKAGAFYSSGSIFRMVGSKKIDEYGLWKLKFIPYSLLLSSLAVTGTPPFGTFVGEFLILSALLKFSIAEFALLIPFIAIAFISINSHISRMIFKGDKNLKEDNLMGIISLISSLISLAIGLFLIWWL, encoded by the coding sequence ATAGATTTAGAAACAATAAGCTTGGTCTTAATTCCTATAATAGCTAATGTATTCTTTTTTAGAGGTATAAAATATTCGAGTATAATAGCAGGAATACTTGAAATAATATTATCTTTAACTTTATTTATTAATTTACCAATAATAAGTTCTTATTTCTATATAACTAGAATTACATGGTACTTTATAATAATGGTATCATCAATTTATCTTCTTTCTGTTGTATTCTCTCATAATTACCTTAAGGGCGAGAAGACTAAAATAAGTGAAAGAGAATATTTTGCCTTACTGAATTTTTTTGCGTCGTCAATGTTCTTTACACTCATAATAAATAACTTAGGTCTAATGTGGGTAGGAATAGAGGCCACTACAGCATCTACTGTAATCTTGGTAATAACTGAAGGTACAGAAACTGCAATAGAGGCAGGATGGAGATATATAATTATAGTATCTGCAGGCGTTACATTTGCATTTATTTCCGTAATATTAGTATATTATGGATTACATAGCCTTCAAGTATCTTCAATCCTAGGAACACACTATTCACTTGTTCTGCAGTTAGCATCAGCAATAGCCCTTTTAGGCTTTGGAACCAAAGTTGGAGTATTTCCTGTAAATACGTGGCTTCCTGACGCTCATAGTGAATCGCCAGCACCAGTTAGCGCGCTTTTTTCAGGAGTTCTATTGCCTGTAGCGTTATATGTCTTGTATATAGTTTATCAAATATCTCCATTGCCTATGCTTTATTCTGCTTTCTCTATTGTATCAATAATAATAGCGTCAATAAGTATGGCCAGTCAAACTAATTTCAAGAGATTATTTGCATACTCTACAATTGAGAATATGAACCTAGCTTTGTTAGGTTTTGTTACGGGATCAATTATAGGCGCTATTATTCTCCTTGTAGCTCATGCTTTTGGAAAAGCGGGCGCATTCTATTCTTCTGGATCAATATTTAGAATGGTAGGAAGTAAAAAAATAGATGAGTATGGTTTATGGAAACTGAAATTTATTCCTTATTCATTGCTTTTATCATCTTTAGCAGTCACTGGTACTCCTCCATTTGGTACATTCGTAGGTGAGTTTCTGATATTATCTGCGTTATTGAAATTTTCTATTGCAGAATTTGCGTTATTAATTCCTTTTATAGCAATAGCGTTTATTTCGATAAACTCGCACATAAGTAGAATGATATTTAAGGGTGACAAAAACCTCAAGGAAGATAATTTAATGGGTATTATTTCGTTAATTTCGTCATTGATTTCCTTGGCTATAGGATTATTTCTAATATGGTGGTTATAA
- a CDS encoding bifunctional 2-dehydro-3-deoxy-phosphogluconate/2-dehydro-3-deoxy-6-phosphogalactonate aldolase → MEIIVPNVTPFTKDNRIDKDRLKEHLENLIEKGIDIIFINGTTGMGPSLSAEEKKEILNISYDVTGKIIFQLGGLNLDDTLNLLQYSRDFDIIGVASYSPYYYPQLPSKWVIRYFKTLVEKSPHPVYVYNFPAATGFDMNYELMKQIDGLAGLKDTNDNFVHSLQYKRFLNIKVYNGSDYLTVQSLTYLDGTVTAGGNYMPELLSLQKKLVSEGKINDAFEVQKTYYKFLDIARKYGQMSAHYILVKELQGYDVGYPREPLYPLTEDEIKQLEADVKEIKNEYTFILDKYGITS, encoded by the coding sequence ATGGAAATTATAGTTCCTAATGTAACTCCTTTCACTAAAGATAATAGAATTGATAAGGATAGACTAAAAGAGCATCTTGAAAATCTTATAGAAAAAGGTATAGACATAATCTTCATAAATGGAACTACAGGAATGGGTCCATCATTATCTGCAGAAGAAAAGAAGGAAATTTTAAATATATCATACGATGTAACTGGAAAAATAATTTTTCAATTAGGAGGTCTTAATTTAGACGATACATTAAATCTTTTACAATACTCTAGAGATTTTGATATAATAGGTGTAGCATCTTATTCTCCGTATTACTACCCTCAATTGCCTTCTAAGTGGGTTATTAGGTACTTTAAGACATTAGTAGAAAAATCTCCTCATCCAGTTTACGTATATAATTTTCCTGCAGCTACTGGTTTTGACATGAATTATGAGCTTATGAAACAAATAGACGGATTGGCAGGATTGAAAGATACTAATGATAATTTTGTTCATTCATTGCAATATAAAAGATTTCTTAATATAAAAGTCTATAACGGTAGTGATTATCTTACTGTACAATCATTAACTTATCTAGACGGGACAGTAACAGCTGGAGGAAATTATATGCCTGAACTTCTGTCGTTGCAGAAGAAACTTGTTTCCGAAGGTAAAATTAACGATGCTTTTGAAGTTCAAAAAACATACTATAAATTCCTTGATATAGCAAGAAAATATGGCCAAATGTCTGCTCATTATATACTAGTGAAGGAACTACAAGGATATGACGTAGGATATCCTAGAGAGCCTCTATATCCTTTAACTGAAGATGAGATAAAACAATTAGAAGCAGATGTTAAGGAAATAAAAAATGAATATACTTTCATTCTGGATAAATATGGTATCACTTCATAG
- the thiI gene encoding tRNA uracil 4-sulfurtransferase ThiI — translation MKVLIVRYDEIGIKKPGTRNKMENTLISNLLASAKFYNCGKTEVKKQQGRIFLYGNVECLSNSSIKVFGVKSVSIAEELHFENINDIAQKAVEIWADKVIRKKFAVIVRRVGKHNFSSYDVARLVGEVLLKHDGKVDLDNPEIKLYIEIRDYIAYFYDNIIEGPGGLPLGSEGIAISLISGGIDSPVSSWMIMKRGVAVDFLYCNLGSEITKNAVLNVIYKLVEWSQGYTPKIFVADCSAITKTIMTQTDKKIWPLVFKRALYKIAEKISEKMGYEAIVTGESLGQVSTQTLPAIKTLNYQISLPMLRPLVGFDKDEITKIARKIGTYEYSEKVPEYCSIFSFHPKIKISYNEIIEIDKKLDNAIQSVVNSVEKVDLNTNKSININDLIIDKIPENSIIINLTNSAECAKGIQLSPKNVIEFIFKTGIDKNYIFCTNGDKFNIDLVSSLRKMGIKAYIIN, via the coding sequence ATGAAAGTACTTATAGTAAGATACGATGAAATAGGAATTAAAAAACCTGGAACAAGAAATAAAATGGAAAATACATTAATAAGTAATTTATTAGCCTCAGCTAAATTTTATAATTGCGGTAAAACAGAAGTAAAAAAACAGCAAGGAAGAATCTTTCTTTATGGAAATGTAGAGTGCCTAAGTAACTCTTCAATAAAAGTCTTTGGTGTAAAAAGCGTAAGTATTGCTGAAGAATTACATTTTGAGAATATTAATGATATAGCTCAAAAAGCGGTAGAAATTTGGGCAGATAAGGTCATTAGGAAAAAATTTGCAGTTATAGTGAGAAGAGTAGGAAAACATAATTTTTCCTCATATGACGTGGCCAGGCTTGTAGGAGAAGTACTATTAAAACATGATGGAAAAGTAGATTTAGATAATCCTGAAATAAAATTATATATTGAAATTAGAGATTATATAGCATATTTTTACGATAATATTATTGAAGGACCAGGAGGTTTACCATTAGGATCAGAAGGAATAGCAATTTCACTAATTTCTGGAGGAATTGATTCTCCAGTATCCTCGTGGATGATAATGAAAAGAGGTGTAGCTGTAGATTTCTTATACTGCAATTTAGGAAGCGAAATAACTAAAAATGCTGTTTTAAATGTAATTTACAAACTTGTTGAATGGAGTCAAGGATATACTCCAAAAATATTCGTTGCAGATTGTAGTGCAATAACAAAAACTATAATGACTCAAACGGATAAGAAAATATGGCCACTAGTATTCAAAAGAGCTTTATATAAAATAGCCGAAAAGATTAGCGAAAAGATGGGATATGAAGCTATAGTGACTGGAGAGTCATTAGGACAAGTATCAACTCAAACCTTACCTGCAATAAAAACACTAAATTATCAAATTTCTCTTCCAATGTTAAGACCATTAGTTGGCTTCGACAAGGACGAAATAACTAAAATAGCAAGAAAAATAGGTACATATGAGTATTCAGAAAAAGTACCAGAGTATTGCTCAATATTCTCTTTTCATCCTAAGATTAAGATAAGCTATAATGAGATTATAGAAATAGATAAGAAATTAGACAATGCAATACAGAGTGTTGTAAATTCTGTTGAAAAAGTCGATTTAAATACTAATAAATCTATTAATATAAACGATCTGATTATTGACAAAATACCAGAAAATTCCATAATTATTAACTTAACTAATAGTGCAGAATGTGCAAAAGGTATACAGTTAAGTCCTAAAAACGTAATAGAATTCATTTTTAAAACTGGAATAGATAAAAATTATATATTCTGTACAAATGGAGATAAATTTAATATAGATCTAGTTTCTTCCCTACGAAAAATGGGAATAAAAGCGTATATAATTAATTAA
- a CDS encoding tRNA uridine(34) 5-carboxymethylaminomethyl modification radical SAM/GNAT enzyme Elp3 gives MMLIRKPVRMLSGVSIVSIMVHPHRCPHGKCIFCPGGVEYDTPQSYYGREPTLMRAIENNYDPYYQVQSRLSQYISNGHVPSKIELIIMGGTFLSTSIDYQDWFVTNALEAMNRFPGRKKEGFVYLEDAQNRNEKSNIRCVGMTIETKPDWGKEWHANQMLRLGATKVELGIQTIYDDVLKINNRGHTVKDSIESTRILKDSGFKVVYHIMLGLPGSSPDKDLNTLKEIFSNPDFRPDMLKIYPTLVVESAPLVELWKRGKYTPYDTETLVDIISEAYRYLPRWVRVMRIQRDIPANIILAGNKKGNLRELVEKEVERKGIKNNDIRYREVGLAWLHRGVIPSTPRLIKEKYEASGGVEIFISFEDDKGILIGYLRLRYPNNPHREEIKGSTIVRELHVYGIEVPVGMWDEIGFQHKGYGSALLEEAEKISAEEFDVKKISVLSGIGVREYYRNKGYVKEGPYMVKYLN, from the coding sequence ATAATGTTAATAAGAAAACCGGTAAGAATGCTGTCTGGAGTTAGTATAGTTTCTATAATGGTTCATCCTCATAGGTGTCCTCATGGTAAGTGTATTTTCTGCCCTGGAGGAGTTGAATATGATACTCCTCAGAGCTATTATGGTAGAGAGCCTACTCTAATGAGAGCGATAGAGAATAATTACGATCCTTATTATCAAGTTCAGTCTAGGTTAAGTCAATATATATCAAATGGGCATGTTCCTAGTAAGATTGAACTTATAATAATGGGAGGAACTTTTCTTTCTACTTCCATAGATTATCAAGATTGGTTTGTTACTAATGCGTTAGAAGCTATGAACAGATTTCCTGGAAGAAAAAAAGAAGGTTTTGTATACTTAGAGGATGCTCAAAATAGAAACGAGAAGTCTAATATAAGATGCGTTGGTATGACTATAGAAACTAAACCAGATTGGGGAAAAGAATGGCACGCTAATCAAATGTTAAGGCTAGGAGCTACTAAAGTTGAGCTAGGGATACAAACAATTTATGATGATGTACTTAAGATCAATAATAGGGGACATACGGTTAAGGATTCTATAGAATCAACTAGAATATTGAAAGATTCTGGTTTTAAAGTAGTATATCATATTATGTTAGGACTGCCAGGCTCTTCTCCAGATAAAGACTTAAATACTTTAAAAGAAATTTTTTCTAACCCAGACTTTAGGCCAGATATGTTAAAAATATATCCTACATTAGTTGTAGAAAGCGCTCCTTTAGTTGAATTATGGAAAAGGGGTAAATATACTCCATATGATACTGAAACATTAGTAGACATAATATCAGAAGCATATAGATATCTGCCTAGATGGGTAAGAGTAATGAGAATTCAAAGAGATATTCCAGCTAATATTATTCTAGCAGGCAATAAGAAAGGAAATTTGAGAGAATTAGTAGAAAAGGAAGTTGAAAGGAAAGGTATAAAGAATAATGATATACGGTATAGAGAAGTAGGATTAGCATGGCTTCATAGGGGAGTTATACCTTCTACGCCAAGGTTAATAAAAGAAAAATATGAAGCAAGTGGAGGAGTTGAGATTTTCATATCATTTGAAGACGATAAAGGAATTTTAATAGGATATCTTAGGCTAAGATACCCTAATAACCCTCATAGAGAGGAAATTAAGGGTTCTACTATAGTTAGAGAACTTCATGTTTATGGAATAGAGGTTCCAGTAGGAATGTGGGATGAAATAGGTTTCCAACATAAAGGTTATGGTTCAGCATTACTTGAGGAGGCTGAGAAAATATCTGCAGAAGAATTTGATGTTAAAAAGATTTCAGTACTTTCTGGAATAGGGGTTAGAGAATATTATAGAAACAAGGGATATGTTAAGGAAGGTCCTTATATGGTAAAATATCTTAATTAA
- a CDS encoding MFS transporter has translation MRDSFGWKNVIISGMGVFTDGYNLYSISLSSYFIILSIHLTNLTLGLLVAGSYYGAAISALFFGVVADRIGRKRMYGIDVTLMGIGALMQAFSGNFAELFISRLILGMGIGADYVLSPIIVAENSSARNRGKMMVITFAVMWGLGAVLAAFVEQVTLMLALPASLIWRIVLGFGAIPALSVILLRRRMYETILFLSRIKPDYKEINRIEKEIKNKISINKDTSSFISRLRSSVLLIAMSSILWLLYDVYSSTFAIYGPITIAENLGLTPIMFTYVAQFIAGIPGQLICISLIDKIGRKPLIVVGYSGVAFWLFMYSLLLLDPTLFGVSLVKGELIGFAAELGFSFYLLNYLFSAMGPASIIGSAMVAPELIPTKIRGTGQAINVSIDRLAAALNITAFPTLLLSFGLGAVVGIYASIALISSLITLIFIPETKGKSIEIIEKKEIVDKKETVS, from the coding sequence ATGCGAGACTCCTTCGGTTGGAAGAACGTAATAATATCAGGAATGGGAGTTTTTACAGATGGATATAATTTATATTCGATTTCACTAAGCTCATATTTTATTATACTAAGCATACATTTAACGAATTTAACTCTTGGATTACTTGTAGCTGGAAGTTACTATGGAGCAGCAATTTCTGCACTCTTCTTTGGAGTAGTTGCAGATAGGATAGGAAGAAAAAGAATGTATGGAATAGATGTAACTCTCATGGGTATTGGAGCTTTAATGCAGGCTTTTTCAGGGAACTTTGCTGAGCTATTTATTTCAAGGTTAATTTTAGGTATGGGTATTGGAGCAGATTATGTTCTTTCCCCAATTATAGTAGCAGAAAATTCATCTGCAAGAAATAGAGGTAAAATGATGGTTATTACGTTCGCTGTAATGTGGGGATTAGGTGCTGTTTTAGCTGCTTTTGTAGAGCAAGTAACGTTAATGCTAGCTCTTCCGGCTAGTCTTATCTGGAGAATTGTCTTAGGTTTCGGAGCTATTCCTGCTCTTTCAGTTATTTTACTTAGAAGGAGAATGTATGAGACAATTCTCTTCTTATCTAGAATAAAGCCAGATTATAAGGAAATTAATAGAATAGAGAAGGAAATAAAAAATAAGATATCTATCAATAAGGATACTTCGTCCTTTATATCAAGGCTAAGATCTTCTGTTTTACTTATTGCCATGTCCTCAATATTATGGTTATTATACGATGTTTATTCCTCAACTTTTGCTATATACGGTCCTATAACAATAGCCGAAAATTTAGGGCTAACTCCCATAATGTTTACATATGTAGCTCAGTTTATAGCCGGAATACCTGGACAATTAATTTGCATTTCTCTAATAGATAAAATTGGAAGAAAACCATTAATAGTAGTAGGTTATAGTGGAGTTGCATTTTGGTTATTTATGTACTCTTTGCTTTTATTAGATCCAACTTTATTTGGGGTCTCGCTAGTTAAAGGAGAATTAATAGGTTTTGCTGCAGAGTTAGGGTTTTCTTTCTATTTATTAAACTATTTATTTTCAGCTATGGGACCTGCATCAATTATAGGATCTGCAATGGTTGCGCCTGAATTAATACCAACAAAAATAAGAGGTACAGGACAAGCAATTAATGTGAGTATAGATAGGCTTGCGGCTGCATTAAATATAACTGCTTTTCCTACATTACTATTAAGCTTTGGCTTAGGTGCGGTCGTAGGAATATATGCATCTATAGCGTTAATATCTAGTCTAATTACATTAATCTTTATACCAGAAACTAAAGGAAAAAGCATAGAAATTATAGAGAAAAAGGAAATTGTAGATAAAAAAGAAACTGTTTCTTAA
- a CDS encoding respiratory chain complex I subunit 1 family protein, with the protein MISVFLETIIQVIGVILVSPLYSGILDKWKANVASRKGQSIFQPYFDIFKLLKKETTVSSNASSIFIYTPYVVFSTYIVISLVIPVVYPEPILLTPTVDFLGGALLFSLAGFLKIIEAMESGSNFVALGSARATSFSFLGESTLITVFFAVALITGTNNPYIEHEFAQIPQYYLALDHILATVAFFMLWLFETGKLPVESSGLAELGMIDDALIYEYSGKPLALLKWGGYMKQYLLGSVLLNVFLLPWGMQLGVLGAMEDIGIMFIKWLFLLFIALVIDTSLAKLRLFKVQDFLAVAFVLSIMSLLLSVIQNA; encoded by the coding sequence ATGATAAGTGTATTTCTAGAAACTATAATTCAAGTAATTGGTGTAATTTTAGTTTCACCATTATATTCAGGAATACTTGATAAATGGAAAGCTAATGTAGCCTCTAGAAAAGGTCAAAGTATATTTCAGCCTTATTTTGATATATTTAAATTATTGAAGAAAGAGACAACAGTTTCTTCTAATGCGTCTTCCATATTTATTTATACCCCTTATGTTGTATTCTCTACCTATATAGTGATATCTTTAGTTATCCCAGTTGTATATCCAGAGCCTATACTATTAACTCCTACAGTAGATTTCCTTGGTGGTGCATTACTATTTTCACTTGCCGGATTTCTTAAAATAATAGAAGCCATGGAGTCTGGTAGCAATTTTGTGGCATTAGGCTCTGCTAGGGCTACTTCGTTTAGTTTCCTTGGAGAATCGACTCTTATAACAGTATTTTTTGCTGTAGCGCTAATTACTGGTACTAATAATCCTTATATTGAGCATGAATTTGCGCAGATACCTCAATATTATTTAGCTTTAGATCATATACTGGCAACTGTAGCTTTCTTTATGTTATGGTTATTCGAGACAGGAAAGCTACCAGTCGAAAGCTCAGGATTAGCAGAGTTAGGAATGATAGATGACGCTCTTATTTACGAATATAGCGGAAAGCCACTTGCTTTATTAAAATGGGGAGGATATATGAAGCAATACTTACTAGGATCTGTTCTTTTGAACGTCTTTCTTTTACCATGGGGAATGCAATTAGGTGTTCTAGGAGCTATGGAAGATATAGGGATTATGTTTATTAAATGGTTATTTTTACTATTCATAGCTTTAGTAATAGATACTAGCTTAGCGAAATTAAGGTTGTTTAAAGTTCAAGATTTTTTGGCTGTCGCATTTGTTCTTTCAATCATGTCGCTTTTGCTTTCGGTGATACAAAATGCTTAA